The window CTAAGGGATGATTCAAAGGAACAATTAAAACAATTTCTTCTTCCGCAATAGGTTCAAAATGAATTTGATTATCAGGCGTAATCATAGAACATAACGCAATATCCGTTTTTTCCGTTTTTAAATTATGCAAAATATTTTTGGTATTTCCTTGATAAAAAGAAAAAGAAATCTTTTTATGAGCTTCTACCTGTTTAAATTCTTGCAAAAGCAAAGGAGCAAAATAGGGACCTAGCGTATAAATAAAGGCTAAATCAATCTGGCCTTCATCAGGACTCACAAGCTCCTTCAAAGCTTTTTCCCCCTGCTCTAATTCATTTAACGAACGTTCGACATAACTTAAAAAGAATTCACCATACTTAGTTAGCCGGATATTTCGTCCAGTTTTTTCAAATAAAAAGGCGCCTAACTCTTTTTCTAATTCAGTCATAGAATGACTTAAACTAGGTTGAGTAATTGATAAAAGCTCTGCCGCTTGGGTCATATGTTCTGTTTTAGCTAAGGTTTTAAAGTAATAAAGTTGTTTTAAATTCATACTACGCATCCTTTCGTTTGTTTATCCATAGTTTTATTCTATCAATAAATACAAAAATATGCATTAGATTTATGCTAATTTTCGTATTATACTGAAATTGTGAAAAAGAGAACAAGAGAATTTGTGAATTATATTGTAAAAATAATCACAAACGACAGTAGATAAAGAAATGAGACGGAGGAAATACAATGGAAAAATATGCTGCAATTTTTGAACCCTTAACAATTAAACGGATGACCTTAAAAAATCGTGTGATGATGCCCCCAATGGGAACTAATTTTGCGAATATGGATGGCTCATTTAACAACGATCATATTAAATATTATGAGCAACGTGCAAAAGGTGGAACGGGATTGATTACCTTAGAAAATGCGTGTATTGATTTTCCGATGGGAACCAATGGAACGACGCAGTTGCGAATTGATAATGACCAATATTTACCAGGTTTATGGCGCTTTAATGAAGTTATGCATGCATATGGAGCTTGTACATCCGTTCAAATCAATCATGCTGGTGCTTCAGCGTATGGCTTACGCTTAGAAGGAAATCAACCAGTATCTTCATCAACTATTCCATCTAAAACAGGGAATACAGTACCACGATCATTGGATAAAGAAGAAATTATGGAAATTGTCAAAAAATATGGTGATGCAGCGGGGCGTGCACAACGAGCTGGCTTTGATTGTGTGGAGATTCATGCAGGGCACTCTTATCTTGTTAGTCAATTTTTATCACCATTATATAACAAACGAACAGATGAATTTGGTGGATCGCCAGCTAACCGAGCACGTTTTGCTAAACTAATAGTTGACGAAGTTCGCCGTGTAGTTGGTCCCATGTATCCCATTTCAATGCGTGTCAGTGCTGATGAATTTTTAGAAGGCGGCAATAATCTGGAAGATACATTGGAATTAATGACTTATTTTGCTGATGAAGTGGATATTTTAAATGTTTCAGCAGCTTTGAACGACAGCATTCAGTATCAAATCGATCAAATGAATTTAGCTGATGGTTGGCGCTCATACATGGCGAAAGCTGTGAAAGAGAAATTTGGTAAAGTAACGATTACTTCTGGGAACATTCGCAGTCCGCAAATTGCTAATGATATTTTAACTCGTGGTGATGCTGATTTACTAGCGATGGGACGCGGCTTGATTGCAGAGCCTAATTGGGTCAACAAAGTAGCTACAGGTCAAGAAAATTTATTACGTAAATGTATTTCATGTAATATCGGTTGTGCCGATCATCGAATTGCAAAATCTCGTCCATTGCGTTGTACGGTAAATCCTGATGTGATTCATGAAGATGATTATAAATTAAACCAAGTGAAAAATAAATTAAGCATGGTCGTTATTGGTGGTGGAACAACTGCTTTAGAAGCGGCAACAACTGCAGCTGAAGTTGGTGTTCAAGTTACTTTATTTGAAGAAAAAAGTTATCTAGGTGGATTGGCTCATGAGATTGCGCGCTTGCCTGATAAAAAGCGGATTGATGATTATGTTATCTATCTAGAAGAACGTGCAAAACAGTTACCAAACTTAACTGTTCATTTAAATACTCGTGCCGATTTACGAACTATTGAAATGTTAGCACCAGATATTATTGTTAATGCCACGGGTGCAAAACCGTTATTGCCACCAATTGCTGGCTTACAAAAACAATTAGAAAATCCAAATCGTAAAGTCTTCTCGATTTTTGATTTGTTAAACAATATGGATCAGTTCCAAGAATTTGAAGGCAAGCGCATCGCCGTTATCGGTGGTGGAGCTGTTGGATTAGATGTTGTTGAGTACTATGCAGAACGTGGAGCAGCAGAAGTATCTATTATTGAGATGCAAGAAAAACTTGGAAAAGACTTAGATATGATTACTCGTATTTCAATGATGGATATGATGAAACGTCACGGCGTTCATGAATTAACCGAAACAGCTTTAACTGAAGTTTGTGAAGATCACTTTAAAGTGAAACGTGACGGTGAAGAAGTTGAGATTCCATTTGATCTGGGCTTTGTCTGCTTAGGAATGCGTGCAGAGAGTCCTATGATGGAAGCCTTAACCGAATATGGCAAAGTAACAGATACGGCGATTGTGAACCTAGGCGATAGTAAAGTTGCTCGTCGGATTTATGAAGGTAGCCGAGAAGCTCGTGATATTGTAACAACAATTCATCAAGTTGATCGTACAAAGCCTCTAAGTCAATTAAAAATGTTTTCTAATGCTTATTAAAATGCTATCTACTAGTTTTACTAGTTGAGATAAATTTTTTCTAGGGGGATACACAACCACCTTATCTCTCCCTCTAGAAAATAATTAAATAAAAAATAACTAAACATACATTAAAAGGAGTCGAAAAAAATGACAGAACGTTTATCAGGACATACCGAACTTATTGGATTAATGGCAACACCGATTCGTCATAGCCTTTCACCAACAATGCACAATGAAGCTTTTGCAAAGTTAGGTTTAGATTATGCTTACTTGGCTTTTGAAGTCGGCAATGAGCAATTAGAAGATGGGATTAAAGCAATTCGTGCATTAGGCATGCGTGGCTCAAATATCTCAATGCCAAATAAACAAGTCGTATTAAATTATTTAGATAAACTATCACCAGCAGCAGAAATGGTTGGAGCAGTAAATACAATCGTCAACGATGATGGTGTGTTAACTGGACATATTACTGATGGAACAGGTTATATGAGTGGACTAAAACAAGCGAATGTAGATATTATTGGCAAAAAAATGACGATTTGTGGTGCTGGTGGCGCAGCAACGGCTATTTGTATTCAAGCAGCTATTGATGGTGTAAAAGAGTTAGCTATTTTTAATCGCCAAGATGAATTCTTTAAAAATGCAGAACGTACGGTAGCGATGATTAATGAAAAAACAGATTGTCAGGCAACTTTATATGATTTAGCTGACCAAGATAGCTTACGCTTGGAAATTGCTAGTAGCGCTATTTTTACCAATGCTACAGGAGTTGGTATGAAACCATTACAAGATCAAAGTTTAATTACAGATCCAACAATGTTACGTTCTGATTTGGTTGTTGCAGATGTGGTCTACGTACCAAGTGAAACGAAGCTCTTAACGTTAGCTAAAGAGCAAGGTTGTCAAACAGTTAATGGATTAGGTATGATGTTGTGGCAAGGTGCGGCAGCTTTTGAACTATGGACAGGTAAAGAAATGCCTGTTGAGTATATTCGTGAATTGTTATTTAAAAATTAATTAGCCAAAAATCAGAGAGCTAAAAAATCAGCTCTCTGAATGATTGAGTTAATTTATTGAGTAGAGTTGTGAAGTAATGAACAAATAAAAGGAGTGTTT is drawn from Carnobacterium gallinarum DSM 4847 and contains these coding sequences:
- a CDS encoding LysR family transcriptional regulator encodes the protein MNLKQLYYFKTLAKTEHMTQAAELLSITQPSLSHSMTELEKELGAFLFEKTGRNIRLTKYGEFFLSYVERSLNELEQGEKALKELVSPDEGQIDLAFIYTLGPYFAPLLLQEFKQVEAHKKISFSFYQGNTKNILHNLKTEKTDIALCSMITPDNQIHFEPIAEEEIVLIVPLNHPLATLDSIDLADTAAYPFISFNKKSGIRPTIDAMLAEVNVVPKIVCEVEEDHTMAGFVAFGHGIGILPRISALDYYDVKIIHITNPSYQRYIYVATLKNHYLSPATRIFRDFIVDYGQQNFLATGKRI
- a CDS encoding FAD-dependent oxidoreductase, with the translated sequence MEKYAAIFEPLTIKRMTLKNRVMMPPMGTNFANMDGSFNNDHIKYYEQRAKGGTGLITLENACIDFPMGTNGTTQLRIDNDQYLPGLWRFNEVMHAYGACTSVQINHAGASAYGLRLEGNQPVSSSTIPSKTGNTVPRSLDKEEIMEIVKKYGDAAGRAQRAGFDCVEIHAGHSYLVSQFLSPLYNKRTDEFGGSPANRARFAKLIVDEVRRVVGPMYPISMRVSADEFLEGGNNLEDTLELMTYFADEVDILNVSAALNDSIQYQIDQMNLADGWRSYMAKAVKEKFGKVTITSGNIRSPQIANDILTRGDADLLAMGRGLIAEPNWVNKVATGQENLLRKCISCNIGCADHRIAKSRPLRCTVNPDVIHEDDYKLNQVKNKLSMVVIGGGTTALEAATTAAEVGVQVTLFEEKSYLGGLAHEIARLPDKKRIDDYVIYLEERAKQLPNLTVHLNTRADLRTIEMLAPDIIVNATGAKPLLPPIAGLQKQLENPNRKVFSIFDLLNNMDQFQEFEGKRIAVIGGGAVGLDVVEYYAERGAAEVSIIEMQEKLGKDLDMITRISMMDMMKRHGVHELTETALTEVCEDHFKVKRDGEEVEIPFDLGFVCLGMRAESPMMEALTEYGKVTDTAIVNLGDSKVARRIYEGSREARDIVTTIHQVDRTKPLSQLKMFSNAY
- a CDS encoding shikimate dehydrogenase, producing MTERLSGHTELIGLMATPIRHSLSPTMHNEAFAKLGLDYAYLAFEVGNEQLEDGIKAIRALGMRGSNISMPNKQVVLNYLDKLSPAAEMVGAVNTIVNDDGVLTGHITDGTGYMSGLKQANVDIIGKKMTICGAGGAATAICIQAAIDGVKELAIFNRQDEFFKNAERTVAMINEKTDCQATLYDLADQDSLRLEIASSAIFTNATGVGMKPLQDQSLITDPTMLRSDLVVADVVYVPSETKLLTLAKEQGCQTVNGLGMMLWQGAAAFELWTGKEMPVEYIRELLFKN